A single window of Marinobacter sp. LA51 DNA harbors:
- the rsd gene encoding sigma D regulator produces the protein MLENCRNARERWGGVSELIDRWLKERQELLVHYCDLSGENDFSQTEALREKFVRLCEVLVDYVSTGHFEIYEQLVREAKDFNDGGQELAAKLYPRIQETTEVALNFNDRLDGKELSEDELKALYGELSKLGESLESRFEMEDFLIEHLHNAHAGKLASV, from the coding sequence ATGCTGGAAAATTGCCGAAATGCGAGGGAGCGATGGGGCGGAGTCAGCGAGCTCATTGACCGCTGGCTCAAAGAGCGTCAGGAGTTGCTGGTTCATTACTGTGATCTGTCCGGGGAAAACGATTTTTCCCAGACTGAAGCCCTGAGAGAAAAATTTGTGCGCCTGTGTGAAGTGTTGGTTGATTATGTTTCGACCGGGCACTTTGAAATCTACGAGCAGCTGGTTCGTGAGGCCAAGGACTTCAACGACGGTGGCCAGGAGCTGGCGGCCAAATTGTATCCTCGTATTCAGGAAACCACTGAGGTGGCCCTGAACTTCAACGATCGTCTGGACGGCAAGGAGTTGTCCGAAGACGAGCTCAAAGCTCTGTATGGCGAACTGTCGAAATTGGGTGAGAGTCTGGAAAGCCGTTTCGAGATGGAAGATTTTCTGATCGAGCATCTGCACAACGCGCATGCAGGCAAATTAGCTTCGGTCTGA
- a CDS encoding DUF4124 domain-containing protein encodes MIMKWLIRISFPALGLLLMLIFFGLNDPEQVTESVAEETPEEIPAFEGLVPSPVPTDGPDIVFKWQDTEGNWHYADQPPSQGRWNTLAIERADTDLSRNRVADPENDWQSPYRAPFSMGPTAGSNGS; translated from the coding sequence ATGATTATGAAATGGCTCATCCGGATCTCATTCCCGGCACTGGGGTTGTTATTGATGCTGATTTTCTTTGGCCTCAATGACCCCGAGCAGGTTACAGAATCTGTCGCCGAGGAAACACCTGAAGAAATACCAGCCTTCGAAGGACTGGTACCCTCCCCGGTGCCTACCGACGGACCGGACATCGTATTCAAGTGGCAGGACACCGAGGGCAACTGGCATTACGCCGACCAACCCCCGTCCCAGGGTCGCTGGAACACCCTGGCGATCGAGCGCGCCGACACTGATCTGTCCCGCAACCGGGTCGCCGATCCGGAAAACGACTGGCAGTCTCCCTATCGGGCCCCTTTCTCCATGGGTCCGACCGCGGGCAGTAACGGTAGCTAG
- a CDS encoding FKBP-type peptidyl-prolyl cis-trans isomerase translates to MKKTLLALAMAGVVAGCSTPPETPEDPKLESTDQKVSYGMGLVLGERMSNDLPDLQMDQFLQGIQHGHAGDEEAQRMSREEIQAALMSYQQEMQQKQSEQAEELAQKNLEAGEAFLAENADRDDVESTDSGLQYEVLESGSGEKPAATDTVRVHYTGELLSGEVFDSSRERGEPVTFGLNQVIPGWTEGLQLMSEGARYKLYIPADLAYGPGGNRAIGPNETLVFDVELLEINPQADSE, encoded by the coding sequence ATGAAAAAGACACTGCTCGCACTGGCAATGGCTGGCGTTGTGGCCGGCTGCTCCACCCCGCCAGAGACTCCGGAAGATCCGAAGCTGGAATCCACCGACCAGAAAGTCAGCTACGGCATGGGCCTGGTACTCGGTGAGCGGATGAGCAACGATCTGCCGGATTTGCAGATGGATCAATTCCTACAGGGTATTCAGCATGGCCACGCTGGCGACGAAGAAGCCCAGCGCATGAGCCGCGAAGAAATTCAAGCTGCCCTGATGAGCTACCAGCAGGAAATGCAGCAGAAGCAGTCTGAACAGGCTGAAGAGCTAGCCCAAAAGAACCTGGAAGCAGGCGAAGCCTTCCTGGCAGAGAACGCGGATCGCGATGACGTGGAGAGCACGGACTCGGGCCTGCAGTACGAAGTCCTGGAATCAGGCTCCGGCGAGAAGCCAGCCGCCACGGACACCGTCCGGGTTCATTACACCGGCGAGCTGCTGTCTGGTGAAGTCTTCGACAGCTCCCGCGAGCGCGGCGAGCCGGTAACCTTCGGACTGAACCAGGTCATCCCGGGCTGGACCGAAGGCCTGCAGCTGATGAGCGAAGGTGCTCGTTACAAGCTCTACATCCCGGCCGATCTGGCCTATGGCCCTGGCGGCAATCGCGCCATTGGCCCGAACGAAACACTGGTATTCGACGTCGAACTGCTGGAGATTAATCCGCAGGCTGACTCAGAATAA
- a CDS encoding TIGR02444 family protein, producing the protein MQLQSDNPLWQFALAFWQKAGVQENCLALQQQGWSVTRVLCAAWLALDDQSYTGNEDATVTEWRNRVTSALRAVRQRLPKASAQCTTLREGVAGLELEAERIELALAWHTLTTNNPETGDMHGRDVLIQNNLEAAAPSTGAVANAKSQLNALAGTLADISTGDHKP; encoded by the coding sequence GTGCAACTGCAATCCGATAACCCTCTGTGGCAATTCGCATTAGCCTTCTGGCAAAAGGCGGGCGTTCAGGAAAATTGCCTGGCGCTGCAGCAGCAAGGCTGGAGTGTCACCAGAGTCCTGTGCGCAGCCTGGCTGGCGCTGGACGATCAATCGTACACCGGAAATGAAGACGCTACGGTAACAGAGTGGCGCAACCGTGTAACGAGCGCCTTGCGCGCTGTTCGACAACGGCTTCCGAAGGCAAGTGCGCAGTGTACCACTCTGCGTGAAGGCGTTGCTGGTCTCGAACTTGAAGCCGAGCGTATAGAACTCGCACTAGCCTGGCATACACTGACAACCAACAATCCGGAAACTGGCGATATGCACGGACGCGATGTACTCATCCAGAACAATCTCGAGGCTGCCGCCCCTTCAACGGGCGCGGTCGCGAACGCAAAGAGCCAATTGAATGCACTGGCCGGCACGCTGGCCGACATCTCCACGGGAGACCACAAGCCATGA
- a CDS encoding disulfide bond formation protein B, which produces MTSRQVFGLIFLVCAGLLGVAFYMQYVMGLEPCPLCWLQRFGFMGAGLVSLMAVLHGPSGLGVRIYGLLLAVMAGAGLGVAGRQLWLQSLPADQVPACGPSVDYMLEVLPFFEVLATALKGTGDCAEVVWRFMGLSIPGWTAVFFSLLVVTGLALLLRRSTPKNGIAG; this is translated from the coding sequence TTGACAAGCAGGCAGGTGTTCGGACTTATTTTTCTGGTGTGCGCCGGGTTACTGGGTGTCGCCTTTTACATGCAATACGTGATGGGGCTCGAGCCCTGCCCGCTGTGCTGGCTCCAGCGCTTTGGGTTCATGGGCGCAGGTCTGGTCAGTCTGATGGCGGTGTTACATGGCCCTTCTGGCCTGGGTGTGCGCATCTACGGTCTGCTGCTGGCCGTGATGGCCGGCGCGGGCCTGGGTGTTGCCGGTCGTCAGCTCTGGCTGCAGAGCCTTCCGGCGGATCAGGTTCCTGCCTGCGGCCCCTCTGTCGATTACATGCTGGAGGTACTGCCGTTTTTTGAGGTGCTGGCTACTGCACTGAAAGGCACAGGTGATTGTGCCGAAGTGGTTTGGCGTTTCATGGGTCTGAGCATTCCCGGCTGGACGGCCGTGTTCTTTAGCCTGCTGGTAGTGACCGGCCTTGCCTTGCTGTTGCGTCGCTCAACGCCAAAAAACGGCATTGCCGGCTGA
- a CDS encoding flagellar basal body-associated FliL family protein — MTLQPKLALTLLLLLCSLVATPLAAEEPEEEEEAVEEDRITAYIAMDPPFVTHIGTPGTKVTYLKASVSLRVASTGAQPALDAHMPRLRHELVMLLGEQTDSERLTALEGQQALREEATTRINQVLEEQQTGESITGVLFTEFVVQK; from the coding sequence ATGACACTTCAGCCAAAACTCGCCCTGACCTTGTTGCTTCTCTTATGCTCACTGGTGGCCACACCACTGGCCGCCGAGGAGCCCGAAGAAGAAGAGGAAGCCGTCGAGGAAGATCGCATTACTGCCTATATTGCCATGGACCCGCCGTTCGTGACCCACATCGGCACGCCGGGCACCAAGGTGACCTATCTCAAGGCCTCAGTCAGCCTTCGGGTTGCCAGTACTGGCGCCCAACCGGCGCTGGACGCACACATGCCGAGACTGCGCCATGAGCTGGTCATGCTGCTTGGTGAGCAAACGGACAGCGAGCGGCTGACAGCCCTGGAAGGCCAGCAGGCTCTGCGAGAGGAAGCGACAACCCGGATCAATCAGGTGCTGGAAGAGCAACAAACCGGTGAAAGCATCACCGGCGTGCTGTTTACTGAATTCGTGGTGCAGAAGTAG
- a CDS encoding GGDEF/EAL domain-containing response regulator: protein MTLPLEMIRRSQLRLLLLIPDYSDYLWLHDYLSRDREFEPDIIWCPDLIDCDDLIHNASFDVIIWDCVFHGGSEPAFLQYLAVASNEKPVLALSAEPAEERAPELLAVGADDYLCRQTLDHWNLCRAVKSLWYRSQLSESSHTQLGSAVATGFINRDLFFDRLQQSLLRAERGEHRLALLHLNIDDFRSINESFGYQNGDQLMLKLAERLRHTLRRVDSLMRIGGDELAIIVEQVEDSLDVAHIIRKVIGALDEPITVSGQVIGLSASVGVATYPESGDNAENLLRRANRATFEAKREPGSSYRFYDHQLHISAGHQLRLEGDLRHALRGRELELYYQPRIDLATDEVRGVECLLRWNHPERGLVGPDEFIPVAERSGLIVPIGYWVIEQACQRLRESADLGFPGLVFAVNLSFRQFHDRKMTETIFRIIFNANVDTSLLELELTESAMMHDLDYAQRCLRELNQLGISFALDDFGTGFSSLSNLQHLPISLVKIDKSFIQELGHSADAEHIIRAIISLAHSLQISVVAEGVETEGQLEFLRDQHCDEIQGYYYARPMPWKDLVQFLRNRGQAACLQR from the coding sequence AAATGATACGGCGAAGTCAGCTGCGGCTGTTGCTCCTCATTCCGGACTATTCAGACTACCTCTGGCTGCACGATTACCTGTCCCGGGATCGGGAATTCGAACCTGACATCATCTGGTGCCCGGACCTGATTGATTGTGACGACCTGATTCACAACGCCAGCTTTGACGTTATTATCTGGGACTGCGTATTTCACGGCGGCTCCGAACCAGCCTTTCTGCAATACCTGGCCGTGGCCAGCAATGAGAAGCCGGTACTGGCCCTGAGTGCCGAACCGGCCGAGGAACGCGCGCCGGAACTCCTGGCGGTTGGTGCGGACGACTATTTGTGTCGGCAAACCCTGGATCACTGGAACCTGTGCCGGGCGGTCAAGAGTCTCTGGTACCGGAGCCAGCTGTCCGAGTCGTCGCACACCCAGCTTGGCAGTGCGGTTGCTACAGGCTTCATCAATCGGGATCTGTTCTTCGACCGGCTGCAACAATCCTTGTTGCGGGCCGAACGGGGCGAGCATCGCCTGGCATTGTTGCATCTGAATATCGACGATTTCCGCAGCATCAACGAATCCTTCGGCTATCAGAACGGTGATCAGTTAATGCTGAAACTGGCTGAACGGCTGCGGCATACCCTTCGGCGGGTGGATTCGCTGATGCGCATTGGTGGCGATGAGCTGGCCATCATTGTTGAACAGGTCGAGGACTCCCTCGATGTTGCCCACATTATCCGGAAAGTGATCGGTGCCCTGGATGAGCCCATCACGGTCAGTGGTCAGGTCATTGGGTTGAGTGCCAGCGTTGGCGTGGCGACCTACCCGGAGTCCGGTGATAATGCCGAGAACCTGCTCCGGCGGGCCAACCGCGCCACGTTCGAAGCCAAGCGGGAGCCGGGATCCAGCTACCGTTTCTATGATCATCAGCTGCACATTTCCGCCGGCCACCAGCTTCGGCTGGAGGGGGATCTGCGCCATGCCCTCCGGGGCCGGGAGCTGGAATTGTATTATCAGCCCCGGATCGATCTGGCCACCGATGAAGTGCGCGGTGTCGAGTGCCTATTGCGCTGGAACCATCCGGAGCGGGGTCTGGTAGGGCCCGACGAGTTCATACCGGTGGCGGAACGCAGTGGCCTGATTGTGCCGATCGGTTACTGGGTGATCGAGCAGGCCTGCCAAAGGCTCCGGGAATCTGCAGATCTTGGTTTCCCGGGACTGGTGTTCGCGGTGAACCTGTCGTTCCGCCAGTTCCACGATCGCAAGATGACTGAGACCATATTCCGGATCATCTTCAACGCCAATGTTGATACCAGTCTGTTGGAGCTGGAGCTCACTGAAAGTGCCATGATGCACGATCTGGACTACGCCCAGCGCTGTCTGCGGGAACTCAATCAACTGGGTATCAGCTTCGCGCTGGACGATTTTGGTACCGGCTTCTCCTCGCTCAGCAACCTTCAGCACCTGCCCATATCGCTGGTGAAAATCGATAAGTCGTTTATTCAGGAACTGGGCCATTCTGCGGACGCCGAACACATCATTCGGGCCATCATCAGCCTGGCCCACAGCCTGCAGATCAGCGTGGTTGCCGAGGGTGTGGAAACCGAGGGACAGCTGGAGTTCCTGCGCGACCAACACTGCGATGAGATCCAGGGTTACTATTACGCCCGGCCCATGCCGTGGAAAGACCTGGTGCAATTCCTGCGCAACCGCGGACAGGCTGCTTGCCTGCAACGATAA
- the rmf gene encoding ribosome modulation factor — protein MPRDIKLGWEVEALNKAYRQGYMAASMGMDKARCPYRGDVVIAAWEAGWDDADQVARERQAVQDNDLFSRIA, from the coding sequence ATGCCAAGGGATATCAAGCTCGGCTGGGAAGTAGAGGCGCTCAATAAGGCCTATCGACAGGGTTATATGGCAGCCTCGATGGGCATGGATAAGGCCCGTTGCCCGTACCGCGGTGATGTGGTCATTGCCGCCTGGGAAGCGGGTTGGGACGACGCCGATCAGGTCGCCCGGGAAAGGCAGGCAGTGCAGGACAACGATTTGTTCTCCCGCATCGCCTGA
- the gshA gene encoding glutamate--cysteine ligase yields the protein MAESRHSVFRQFAASDWQGFRKGVEKEGLRVDRNGFIAQTPHPKALGSALTHPSITTDYSEALLELITPVCSSTDEMLESLRNIHRFVQQNLGDEVFWAASMPCELDGDASIPIAEYGSSNIGRLKHVYRQGLAVRYGRMMQSIAGAHYNLSLPDSFWQIWQQALGNQQSLKDFKSDQYFWLIRNFRRRSWLLMLLFGSSPALDASFVADTSHKLSRLDDRTWFGQDATSLRMGDLGYHNNAQSSLNICFNELSTYTQTLDRAIHTPWPAYEKIGVRRDDQFIQINTSVLQIENEYYSAVRPKRTAESGEKPIQALEARGVEYIEVRCLDLDPFSPEGVNAAQIDFLDLFLLDCLLTDSPRIGDDECERLDDNYKDVVAQGRNRELNLCQGGARKPVGDAATALFDQLEPLAELLDSWTGTDTYRNALAEQRGKMPELGVWSVPSSQVVDAMRESGLGHREWVMEQSRQHQQTLREEGLSPEMQASFQAMTEQSLADQARMEDVDQPPFGVFLDQYLKA from the coding sequence ATGGCTGAGTCCCGCCATTCTGTTTTTCGCCAGTTTGCCGCCAGTGACTGGCAGGGTTTTCGTAAAGGCGTCGAAAAGGAAGGCCTGCGCGTTGATCGCAACGGCTTTATTGCTCAGACCCCGCACCCGAAGGCGTTGGGGTCGGCCCTGACCCATCCGAGCATCACCACCGATTATTCGGAAGCGCTGCTGGAGCTGATTACGCCGGTATGCTCAAGTACCGATGAAATGCTGGAGTCGCTTCGCAACATCCACCGGTTTGTGCAGCAGAATCTCGGTGACGAAGTGTTCTGGGCCGCTAGTATGCCCTGCGAACTGGACGGCGATGCCAGCATTCCCATTGCCGAATACGGCAGCTCCAACATCGGTCGCCTGAAGCATGTCTATCGTCAGGGCCTGGCGGTGCGTTATGGCCGGATGATGCAGAGCATCGCTGGCGCCCATTACAACCTGTCGCTGCCCGACAGCTTCTGGCAGATCTGGCAGCAAGCGCTGGGTAACCAGCAAAGCCTCAAGGACTTCAAATCTGATCAGTACTTCTGGCTGATCCGCAATTTCCGTCGTCGCAGCTGGCTGTTGATGCTGCTGTTCGGCTCGTCCCCGGCCCTGGATGCCAGTTTCGTTGCCGACACCAGCCACAAGCTTAGCCGGCTAGATGACCGTACCTGGTTCGGCCAGGATGCGACTTCCCTGCGGATGGGCGATTTGGGCTACCACAACAATGCGCAATCGTCGCTCAATATCTGTTTCAACGAACTGAGCACCTATACCCAGACCCTCGACCGGGCCATCCACACGCCCTGGCCGGCCTATGAAAAGATCGGGGTTCGTCGCGATGACCAGTTCATCCAGATCAACACCAGCGTGCTGCAGATTGAAAACGAGTACTACAGCGCGGTGCGCCCGAAGCGGACTGCCGAAAGCGGAGAAAAGCCGATTCAGGCGCTCGAGGCCCGCGGCGTCGAGTACATCGAAGTTCGTTGCCTGGATTTGGATCCGTTCTCGCCGGAAGGTGTCAATGCCGCCCAGATCGACTTTTTGGACCTGTTCCTGCTGGATTGCCTGCTGACTGACAGCCCGCGTATCGGCGACGATGAGTGCGAGCGGCTGGATGACAACTACAAAGATGTGGTTGCCCAGGGCCGTAACCGAGAACTCAACTTGTGCCAGGGTGGTGCGCGCAAGCCAGTGGGTGACGCAGCAACAGCCCTCTTTGACCAACTGGAGCCGCTGGCGGAATTGCTGGACAGCTGGACCGGAACCGACACCTATCGCAACGCACTGGCCGAGCAGCGCGGAAAAATGCCGGAGCTTGGCGTCTGGTCGGTGCCGTCGTCCCAGGTAGTGGATGCCATGCGGGAATCCGGGTTGGGCCATCGGGAGTGGGTGATGGAGCAATCCCGCCAACACCAGCAGACCCTTCGCGAGGAAGGTCTGTCACCGGAAATGCAGGCATCGTTCCAGGCCATGACCGAGCAATCCCTGGCGGATCAGGCCCGCATGGAAGATGTGGATCAGCCGCCGTTTGGCGTGTTCCTGGACCAGTACCTGAAGGCTTGA
- a CDS encoding Tex family protein translates to MNSISRRIADELGVREQQVNATVEMLDEGATVPFIARYRKEVTGSLDDSQLRNLEERLRYLRELEDRRSTILNSIDEQGKLTDELRASIDGADTKNRLEDLYLPYKPKRRTKAQIAREAGLEPLADALLEDPTLEPEATAQGYLNKEAGIEDTKGALDGARYILMERFAEDAELLGSLRDFIWQEGQLKVSVIEGKETEGAKFRDYFDHVEPLKKVPSHRALAILRGRNEGILAFTIVVGDVEDNRKQPHPAEQRIAAHWNLRDSGRAADKWLSEVVRWTWRVKLSTQIETDLMAQVREAAESEAINVFAANLKDLLLLAPAGPRPTLGLDPGLRTGVKVAVIDGTSQVVGHGAIYPHAPKNQWDQSIEQLARWCRDYKIELVAIGNGTASRETEKLVADLCKRYPELKLARIVVSESGASIYSASEFASRELPDLDVTIRGAVSIARRLQDPLAELVKIEPKSIGVGQYQHDVSQVQLSRSLDAVVEDCVNGVGVDLNTASVPLLARVSGLNQSIAQNIVDFRSQNGLFNNRKQLLKVSRLGDRTFEQAAGFLRIASGDNPLDRSSVHPEAYGVVEAIAAKNQRKVEDIVGDSSFLRGLNPKDYVTEQFGLPTIKDIISELEKPGRDPRPEFRFASFEEGVETLSDLKPGMVLEGSVTNVTNFGAFVDIGVHQDGLVHISALSHTFVKDPREVVKAGDIVKVKVMDVDIPRKRIALSMRMDDQPGEKNDGKPAGSGRARTEQKTGSRNSRQSGGGQKQQQGAMAGALAQALASARKG, encoded by the coding sequence ATGAACAGTATTTCCAGGCGCATCGCCGACGAACTCGGCGTTCGTGAGCAACAGGTCAATGCCACCGTCGAAATGCTCGACGAGGGTGCAACCGTTCCGTTTATCGCCCGTTACCGGAAAGAGGTTACCGGCTCGCTGGACGACAGCCAGCTGCGTAACCTGGAAGAGCGGCTGCGTTACCTGCGCGAGCTCGAAGACCGGCGGAGCACCATCCTCAACAGCATCGACGAGCAGGGCAAGCTGACCGACGAGCTGCGCGCCAGTATCGACGGTGCCGACACCAAGAATCGCCTGGAAGATCTGTACCTGCCGTACAAGCCCAAGCGTCGCACCAAGGCCCAGATTGCCCGTGAGGCCGGTCTGGAGCCATTGGCGGACGCCCTGCTTGAAGATCCGACGCTGGAGCCCGAGGCCACCGCCCAGGGCTATCTGAATAAAGAAGCCGGTATTGAAGACACCAAGGGCGCGCTGGACGGCGCCCGCTATATCCTCATGGAGCGCTTCGCGGAAGATGCCGAGCTGCTGGGCAGTCTGCGTGATTTCATCTGGCAGGAAGGTCAGTTAAAGGTGTCGGTGATTGAGGGCAAGGAAACTGAGGGCGCGAAGTTCCGGGATTATTTTGATCACGTCGAGCCGCTCAAGAAGGTGCCATCGCACCGGGCCCTCGCCATTCTGCGTGGCCGCAACGAAGGCATCCTGGCGTTTACCATTGTGGTCGGTGATGTTGAAGACAATCGCAAACAGCCACATCCGGCCGAGCAGCGCATTGCCGCCCACTGGAATCTCCGGGACAGCGGCCGGGCGGCCGACAAATGGCTGTCAGAAGTGGTGCGCTGGACCTGGCGGGTAAAACTGTCGACCCAGATCGAAACCGACCTGATGGCCCAGGTACGCGAAGCCGCGGAATCTGAGGCGATCAACGTCTTTGCCGCCAACCTGAAAGATCTGCTGCTGTTGGCGCCGGCTGGTCCGCGTCCAACCCTGGGGCTGGACCCCGGGCTTCGGACCGGGGTGAAAGTGGCGGTGATCGATGGCACCAGCCAGGTGGTGGGCCACGGCGCGATATACCCCCATGCCCCGAAGAACCAGTGGGACCAGTCGATTGAGCAATTGGCTCGCTGGTGTCGCGACTACAAGATTGAGCTGGTGGCGATCGGCAACGGCACCGCATCCCGGGAAACCGAGAAGCTGGTGGCCGACCTGTGCAAGCGCTACCCGGAACTGAAGCTGGCGCGCATCGTGGTCAGTGAGTCCGGGGCCTCTATCTATTCCGCTTCCGAATTCGCTTCCCGCGAGCTGCCGGACCTGGACGTCACCATTCGCGGTGCCGTGTCCATCGCCCGCCGCCTGCAGGATCCTCTGGCCGAGCTGGTGAAGATCGAGCCCAAGTCCATCGGCGTAGGCCAGTACCAGCACGACGTGTCTCAGGTGCAGCTGTCCCGCAGCCTGGATGCCGTGGTGGAAGACTGTGTAAACGGTGTGGGTGTCGATCTGAACACGGCCTCCGTGCCCTTGTTGGCACGGGTGTCTGGCCTGAACCAGAGCATCGCCCAGAACATCGTTGATTTCCGCAGCCAGAATGGTCTGTTTAACAACCGCAAGCAGCTGCTGAAGGTGTCCCGCCTGGGCGATCGCACCTTTGAGCAGGCCGCCGGTTTCCTGCGGATTGCCAGTGGCGATAATCCCCTGGACCGCTCGTCGGTGCACCCTGAAGCCTACGGTGTGGTGGAGGCGATTGCCGCCAAGAATCAACGTAAGGTCGAGGACATTGTGGGTGATTCGTCGTTCCTGCGTGGTCTGAATCCGAAGGATTACGTAACAGAACAATTCGGGTTGCCGACTATTAAAGACATCATCTCCGAACTGGAGAAGCCGGGCAGGGACCCGCGCCCGGAATTCCGCTTCGCCAGTTTCGAGGAAGGCGTGGAAACCCTGAGTGACCTGAAGCCAGGTATGGTGCTGGAAGGCTCGGTGACCAACGTCACCAACTTCGGTGCGTTCGTGGACATTGGAGTTCACCAGGACGGGCTGGTACACATTTCTGCGCTGTCCCATACTTTCGTGAAGGATCCGCGGGAAGTCGTGAAAGCCGGGGATATCGTCAAGGTCAAAGTGATGGACGTGGATATCCCCCGCAAGCGAATTGCCCTGTCCATGCGTATGGACGATCAGCCGGGTGAAAAGAACGATGGCAAGCCAGCCGGTAGCGGGCGTGCCCGTACCGAACAGAAGACCGGCAGCCGGAATTCACGCCAGAGCGGCGGCGGTCAGAAACAACAGCAGGGCGCCATGGCGGGTGCATTGGCCCAGGCTCTGGCCTCGGCCCGCAAAGGATAG